One Corynebacterium yudongzhengii DNA window includes the following coding sequences:
- a CDS encoding transposase — protein sequence MSNYNNPLAEPPDHAVGRSRGGLSTKVHALVDGHGMPLTMIVTAGHRGDCPVLIPLLKRLRMPGTVGRPRTRPDELRADRAYASKAVHRYLRERKITATVPEKKDVIAVRKRKGSMGGRLPTFDAQSYKGCNVVERFSATSSSGGVWQPGTTSSRLSTGSA from the coding sequence CCGCTGGCCGAGCCGCCTGATCACGCGGTCGGCCGATCACGGGGTGGTCTGTCTACCAAGGTCCACGCCCTGGTCGACGGCCACGGCATGCCCCTGACCATGATCGTCACTGCGGGCCACCGCGGTGACTGCCCGGTGCTGATCCCGTTGTTGAAACGCCTGCGGATGCCCGGGACGGTGGGCCGACCGCGCACCCGGCCCGATGAACTGCGCGCGGATAGGGCGTATGCATCGAAGGCTGTGCACAGGTATCTGCGCGAGCGCAAGATCACGGCGACGGTCCCGGAGAAGAAGGACGTGATCGCCGTCCGGAAGCGGAAAGGCTCGATGGGTGGGCGTCTACCGACGTTCGATGCGCAGTCCTACAAGGGCTGCAACGTGGTGGAACGGTTTTCGGCAACCTCAAGCAGTGGCGGGGTGTGGCAACCCGGTACGACAAGCTCGCGGTTGTCTACCGGGTCGGCGTGA
- a CDS encoding HigA family addiction module antitoxin, which produces MNAPIAAEVFSAGEVLADELEARGWTQTDFAEVLGRPEQFVSEIISGKKEITRESAAQIGAALGTSAELWLNLQDSYLLWKQS; this is translated from the coding sequence ATGAACGCCCCAATTGCGGCGGAGGTATTCTCGGCCGGAGAAGTTCTCGCTGACGAGCTGGAAGCCCGCGGTTGGACCCAAACCGACTTTGCTGAGGTGCTCGGACGGCCGGAGCAGTTTGTGTCGGAGATTATTTCCGGGAAGAAGGAGATAACGCGCGAATCCGCAGCCCAGATCGGTGCTGCCCTGGGCACCTCCGCGGAGCTCTGGCTCAACCTCCAGGACTCCTACCTGCTATGGAAGCAGTCCTAG
- a CDS encoding type II toxin-antitoxin system RelE/ParE family toxin, translated as MVKAYRKKIPILVNAKDEHDLRALRSLHLKQLKGDRAGTSSIRLNKQFRLILKFTTDSDGCSVIVIDMVDYH; from the coding sequence ATCGTTAAGGCATACCGCAAGAAAATCCCGATCTTGGTCAATGCCAAGGATGAACACGACCTGCGGGCCCTGCGATCTTTGCATCTCAAACAACTGAAAGGCGACCGAGCCGGGACCTCCTCGATCCGCCTCAACAAGCAGTTTCGGCTCATCCTCAAATTCACAACCGACAGCGATGGCTGTTCGGTAATCGTCATTGACATGGTGGATTACCACTGA